Proteins from a single region of Labedella gwakjiensis:
- a CDS encoding SseB family protein: MVFTGNTDVASALARWAEEKNAHTFYDVLRRCSRGQLLYDVTGSDIRMEGTTVAAGSRIGLRTHAMEDGSQYLLVFTSDAEIKRTHPAGTNTSSIVQSALDAVRFGASESFAGIILDAGAGPASCIITADEIRRALPADPGVAVELKEALAGPSLPGRRQETLEALSRAAIVYVPVAQAAPGNGSAQTDGEPRVSVPTVAGPGGRTFSAAFTSPAEVWSWLPGVQAYPTSVAHVVRDALARPDRDGLMVNPGGPPLIVTRPELEALASRLPAPPS, encoded by the coding sequence ATGGTCTTCACGGGGAACACGGACGTCGCCTCTGCCCTCGCACGCTGGGCCGAGGAGAAGAACGCGCACACGTTCTACGACGTGCTGCGCCGGTGCTCCCGGGGGCAATTGCTCTACGACGTGACGGGATCCGACATCCGGATGGAGGGGACCACGGTGGCTGCAGGTTCCCGCATCGGTCTGCGGACCCACGCCATGGAGGACGGGTCGCAGTACCTCCTCGTCTTCACCTCTGACGCGGAGATCAAACGCACCCACCCGGCGGGCACGAACACATCGTCGATCGTGCAGTCGGCCCTCGATGCCGTGCGCTTCGGCGCGAGCGAATCCTTCGCCGGGATCATCCTCGATGCCGGGGCCGGACCCGCGAGCTGCATCATCACAGCCGACGAGATCCGTCGCGCGCTCCCCGCCGATCCGGGCGTCGCGGTGGAACTCAAGGAAGCACTCGCCGGGCCGAGCCTCCCCGGTCGTCGGCAGGAGACGCTCGAGGCCCTCTCGCGGGCGGCGATCGTCTACGTCCCCGTCGCGCAGGCGGCGCCGGGCAACGGATCGGCGCAGACCGACGGCGAGCCCCGGGTCTCGGTCCCGACCGTCGCCGGGCCCGGAGGACGGACGTTCTCGGCCGCGTTCACGTCGCCGGCCGAGGTGTGGTCGTGGCTACCCGGTGTGCAGGCCTATCCGACCTCGGTCGCTCACGTCGTGCGCGACGCGCTGGCGCGCCCCGACCGCGACGGGCTCATGGTCAACCCCGGCGGACCGCCGCTCATCGTCACCCGCCCAGAACTGGAGGCGCTCGCATCGCGTCTCCCGGCGCCACCGTCCTGA
- a CDS encoding immunity protein Imm33 domain-containing protein, producing the protein MAVVWHEADHGGRHLAVQAHDVLGPAAQSLLSYVGSLPPETALPGATVQFGWVVFDVVDGPGGWVTLDAPDLRGDALTERTSDVSLPLLGLTELVGFAQRTGLTPGEVRFDHTVLAHRDALGSEDVYLERLEPTRLGDSGWYLGPNDAREQPTADDLVIRHVWQLLLELPRVFGALALPTGSLVVVKGGEILTVADASNTELWRAPAS; encoded by the coding sequence ATGGCAGTCGTATGGCATGAAGCGGACCACGGCGGACGACACCTCGCGGTGCAGGCGCACGACGTGCTCGGTCCAGCAGCGCAGTCGCTCCTCTCGTACGTGGGCTCGCTCCCACCCGAGACCGCCCTCCCGGGTGCGACGGTGCAGTTCGGGTGGGTCGTGTTCGACGTGGTCGACGGACCGGGCGGCTGGGTCACGCTCGACGCCCCCGACCTGCGCGGCGACGCCCTCACCGAGCGGACCTCCGACGTCTCCCTCCCGCTCCTCGGGCTCACGGAGCTCGTCGGCTTCGCGCAGCGCACCGGGCTGACCCCGGGCGAGGTGCGCTTCGACCACACGGTCCTCGCGCACCGCGACGCCCTCGGGTCGGAGGACGTCTACCTCGAGCGGCTCGAACCCACGCGCCTCGGCGACTCCGGCTGGTACCTCGGCCCCAACGACGCACGCGAGCAGCCCACGGCCGACGACCTCGTCATCCGTCACGTGTGGCAGCTGCTGCTCGAACTGCCACGCGTCTTCGGCGCCCTCGCCCTCCCGACGGGGTCGCTCGTCGTGGTGAAGGGCGGGGAGATCCTCACCGTCGCCGACGCGTCGAACACCGAGCTCTGGCGGGCACCCGCGAGCTGA
- a CDS encoding proline dehydrogenase family protein has protein sequence MSTSFPQQTDAPSPDARGEDLAALATEAAILAERWVTESADAPVDPSAQRLAGVLKDPNGLAFTVGFVDGVMRPESLFVAGYNLQKVAKLTPGFLPWYLKAAIACGGFFAPIVPGVVIPIARRVLRAMVGHLVVDATPARLGPAITKLRQDGTRLNLNLLGEAVLGEQEAAKRYEGTRDLLAREDVDYVSIKVSAIAAQLSMWSFDEAVDRVVERVLPLYRMAADAEKAGGRKFINLDMEEYRDLDLTIAVFTRVLEHPELRDLEAGIVIQAYLPDALSAMQELTAWSKNRRAQGGAPIKVRLVKGANLAMETVDAVVHGWQQATVPSKLEADTNYKRVLDWSLTPEHTDAVRVGVAGHNLFDIAFAWLLGERRGVTSAVEFEMLLGMATGQADAVRRTVGELLLYTPVVSPREFEFAISYLIRRLEENASEDNFMSAVFELHRNASLLSREKRRFLASVDRLVETRGQVPTPNRTQDRSAEWVAAPPMPSLPGSDDAPASSGFRALLAPGAAPSAAELAAAAPETALDGGSPDDGLTRQVETLGRGRRSDNPFETTRVFTASFEKVERTGLGAPGFHNTPDTDPSLPANRSWGRAILDRVPGSTEGLDTILDARVTDAATLDALIAAAVERGTEWGRTPAADRAEVIDRAGLSLAAHRDRLIEVSAAETGKTIAESDPEISEAIDFAHYYAAQARQLDRVQGAVFVPPKLIVVTPPWNFPVAIPAGGVLAGLAAGAAVIIKPAPQARRAAAVMCEALWEAGIPRDLLVLVDIEEGELGQRLIAADAVDRVILTGAWETAKLFRSWKPELPLLAETSGKNAVIVMPSADLDLAASDVIKSAFGHAGQKCSAASLVILVGSVARSERFRRQLVDAAMSLRIGYPEDPTSQMGPIVEPASGKLLHALTELGVGEEWLVEPKQLDHTGTLWSPGIRAGVSPGSYFHLTEFFGPVLGIMHARTLEDAIRMANAVDYGLTSGLHTLDPMDLEEWLGSIQAGNLYVNRGTTGAIVQRQPFGGWKRSSVGAGTKAGGPNYLLGLGSWRSAVGSASSTLHLRGLDPRITGIIEAAQPSLAYEDFDVLRRSALSDAVAWGTEYGEVKDVSGLGLERNILRYRPVPVAVRATPDATLGELVRVLVAAVRSRSAFSVSVARGLPTPLLRALDGLDVFVTVETDDEWIARMASGSGAGEDGRIVRVPRARIIGRPESRKALHSALAWAVDGDPDLAIYAGEVTQSGRIELLPFLHEQAISITAHRFGNPDAWSAEVI, from the coding sequence ATGTCGACGTCGTTCCCGCAGCAGACGGACGCCCCGTCCCCCGACGCCCGCGGTGAGGACCTCGCCGCCCTCGCGACCGAGGCGGCCATCCTCGCCGAGCGGTGGGTGACGGAGAGCGCCGACGCGCCCGTCGACCCCTCGGCCCAGCGGCTCGCGGGCGTGCTGAAGGACCCGAACGGACTCGCCTTCACCGTCGGTTTCGTCGACGGTGTCATGCGCCCGGAGTCGCTCTTCGTCGCCGGCTACAACCTCCAGAAGGTCGCGAAGCTCACCCCCGGCTTCCTCCCCTGGTACCTCAAGGCCGCGATCGCGTGCGGCGGCTTCTTCGCCCCGATCGTGCCGGGCGTCGTCATCCCCATCGCCCGTCGCGTGCTGCGCGCCATGGTGGGGCACCTCGTCGTCGACGCGACGCCAGCACGACTGGGTCCGGCCATCACGAAGCTGCGCCAGGACGGCACCCGCCTCAACCTCAACCTCCTCGGCGAGGCCGTGCTCGGCGAGCAGGAGGCGGCGAAGCGCTACGAAGGCACGCGCGACCTGCTCGCCCGTGAGGACGTCGACTACGTCTCGATCAAGGTGTCGGCGATCGCCGCGCAGCTGTCGATGTGGTCGTTCGACGAGGCCGTCGACCGTGTCGTCGAGCGCGTGCTGCCCCTCTACCGGATGGCGGCGGACGCCGAGAAGGCCGGCGGACGTAAGTTCATCAACCTCGACATGGAGGAGTACCGCGACCTCGACCTCACGATCGCGGTGTTCACGCGCGTGCTCGAGCACCCGGAGCTGCGCGACCTCGAGGCGGGCATCGTCATCCAGGCCTACCTGCCCGACGCGCTCTCCGCGATGCAGGAGCTCACGGCCTGGTCGAAGAACCGTCGCGCGCAGGGCGGGGCCCCCATCAAGGTGCGGCTCGTGAAGGGCGCGAACCTCGCGATGGAGACGGTCGACGCCGTCGTGCACGGCTGGCAGCAGGCCACCGTGCCGAGCAAGCTCGAAGCCGACACGAACTACAAGCGCGTGCTCGACTGGTCGCTCACGCCCGAGCACACCGACGCCGTGCGTGTGGGTGTGGCCGGCCACAACCTCTTCGACATCGCGTTCGCGTGGCTGCTCGGCGAGCGCCGCGGCGTCACCTCGGCCGTCGAGTTCGAGATGCTGCTCGGTATGGCGACGGGTCAGGCCGACGCCGTTCGCCGCACCGTCGGCGAGCTCCTCCTCTACACGCCCGTCGTGAGCCCGCGCGAGTTCGAGTTCGCGATCTCGTACCTGATCCGCCGGCTCGAGGAGAACGCGTCGGAGGACAACTTCATGTCCGCCGTGTTCGAGCTGCACCGGAACGCGTCGCTCCTGTCGCGCGAGAAGCGCCGTTTCCTCGCGTCCGTCGACCGCCTCGTCGAGACGCGCGGCCAGGTGCCCACGCCGAATCGGACGCAGGACCGCTCTGCGGAATGGGTGGCCGCACCGCCCATGCCTTCCCTCCCGGGCAGCGACGACGCTCCGGCGTCGTCGGGTTTCCGCGCCCTTCTCGCGCCCGGTGCAGCGCCGTCGGCCGCCGAGCTCGCCGCGGCGGCGCCGGAGACCGCGCTCGACGGCGGCAGCCCGGACGACGGGCTCACACGCCAGGTGGAGACCCTCGGTCGCGGTCGCCGCAGCGACAACCCGTTCGAGACGACCCGCGTGTTCACGGCGAGCTTCGAGAAGGTGGAGCGCACGGGACTCGGCGCCCCCGGCTTCCACAACACCCCGGACACCGACCCGTCGCTCCCCGCGAACCGGTCGTGGGGCCGGGCGATCCTCGACCGCGTGCCGGGCTCGACCGAGGGCCTCGACACGATCCTCGACGCTCGCGTCACCGATGCGGCCACGCTCGACGCCCTCATCGCCGCCGCCGTCGAGCGCGGCACCGAGTGGGGCCGCACCCCGGCAGCGGATCGCGCCGAGGTGATCGACCGCGCCGGGCTCTCGCTCGCCGCGCACCGCGACCGTCTCATCGAGGTGTCCGCCGCGGAGACCGGCAAGACGATCGCCGAGTCCGACCCGGAGATCAGCGAGGCGATCGACTTCGCCCACTACTACGCCGCGCAGGCGCGTCAGCTCGACCGCGTGCAGGGCGCCGTGTTCGTGCCGCCGAAGCTCATCGTCGTGACGCCGCCGTGGAACTTCCCCGTCGCGATCCCCGCCGGTGGTGTGCTCGCCGGCCTCGCCGCCGGAGCGGCCGTCATCATCAAGCCGGCCCCGCAGGCGCGTCGCGCCGCCGCCGTGATGTGCGAGGCGCTGTGGGAGGCGGGCATCCCGCGCGACCTCCTCGTGCTCGTCGACATCGAGGAGGGCGAGCTCGGCCAGCGCCTCATCGCCGCCGACGCCGTGGACCGCGTGATCCTCACGGGAGCGTGGGAGACCGCGAAGCTGTTCCGCTCCTGGAAGCCCGAGCTGCCGCTCCTCGCCGAGACGAGCGGCAAGAACGCCGTGATCGTCATGCCGAGCGCCGACCTCGACCTCGCGGCCTCCGACGTGATCAAGAGCGCCTTCGGCCACGCCGGCCAGAAGTGCTCGGCCGCGAGCCTCGTGATCCTCGTCGGCTCCGTGGCGCGCTCCGAGCGGTTCCGTCGGCAGCTCGTGGACGCCGCGATGTCGCTGCGCATCGGCTACCCCGAGGACCCGACGAGCCAGATGGGCCCGATCGTGGAGCCCGCGTCCGGCAAGCTCCTGCACGCCCTCACCGAGCTCGGTGTCGGCGAGGAGTGGCTCGTCGAGCCGAAGCAGCTCGACCACACGGGCACGCTCTGGTCTCCCGGCATCCGCGCCGGCGTCTCGCCCGGGTCGTACTTCCACCTCACCGAGTTCTTCGGTCCCGTGCTCGGCATCATGCACGCCCGCACGCTCGAGGACGCGATCCGCATGGCGAACGCCGTGGACTACGGACTCACATCGGGCCTCCACACGCTCGACCCCATGGACCTCGAGGAGTGGCTCGGCAGCATCCAGGCCGGCAACCTCTACGTGAACCGCGGAACGACGGGTGCCATCGTGCAGCGGCAGCCGTTCGGCGGGTGGAAGCGGTCGTCCGTCGGAGCCGGCACGAAGGCGGGTGGGCCCAACTACCTGCTCGGCCTCGGCTCGTGGCGCTCCGCCGTCGGCTCCGCGAGCTCGACGCTGCACCTCCGCGGCCTCGACCCGCGCATCACCGGCATCATCGAGGCGGCCCAGCCGTCGCTCGCGTACGAGGACTTCGACGTGCTGCGCCGCTCGGCCCTCTCCGACGCGGTCGCGTGGGGCACCGAGTACGGCGAGGTGAAGGACGTGTCCGGCCTGGGCCTCGAGCGCAACATCCTGCGCTACCGCCCCGTCCCCGTCGCGGTTCGTGCGACGCCCGACGCGACCCTCGGCGAGCTCGTGCGCGTGCTCGTCGCCGCGGTCCGCTCGCGCTCGGCGTTCTCGGTGAGTGTCGCCCGCGGACTGCCCACGCCGCTCCTGCGCGCCCTCGACGGCCTCGACGTGTTCGTGACGGTCGAGACCGACGACGAGTGGATCGCACGGATGGCGTCCGGCTCCGGCGCGGGCGAGGACGGCCGCATCGTGCGGGTTCCGCGTGCCCGCATCATCGGCAGGCCGGAGTCGCGCAAGGCGCTGCACTCGGCCCTGGCCTGGGCGGTGGACGGCGACCCCGACCTCGCGATCTACGCGGGCGAGGTCACGCAGTCCGGGCGCATCGAGCTGCTCCCGTTCCTCCACGAGCAGGCCATCTCCATCACGGCCCACCGCTTCGGCAACCCCGACGCCTGGAGCGCCGAGGTCATCTGA
- a CDS encoding aldo/keto reductase, translating into MSTTELGTEQRGQVPLEVSRLGLGCMGMSAYYTGAAVDDEASIRTLHRAIDLGVTLFDTAEIYGPYLNESLLGRAFADRRDEVVIATKFGNRATPEGGRVVDGSPENVRRSIEGSLERLGTDHVDLYYQHRIDPNTPIEETVGALAELVEEGKVLHIGLSEASVDTIRRAHAVHPITAIQTEYSLWTRDPETALLPVLRELGIGFVPYSPLGRGFLTGDIRSVDALDASDFRRNNPRFAEGNLEANIRIVEEVDAVAAEVGGTAAQVALAWLLAQGDDVVPIPGTKRVSRLKENVGAVSIELSAAQLERLSSLPAPVGDRYADMTPLGR; encoded by the coding sequence CTGTCCACCACCGAACTCGGCACGGAGCAACGCGGGCAGGTGCCCCTCGAGGTGTCGCGGCTCGGGCTCGGCTGCATGGGCATGTCGGCGTACTACACGGGCGCGGCCGTGGACGACGAGGCCTCGATCCGCACCCTGCACCGCGCGATCGACCTCGGCGTGACGCTCTTCGACACGGCGGAGATCTACGGGCCGTACCTCAACGAGTCGCTGCTCGGCCGTGCCTTCGCCGATCGGCGAGACGAGGTCGTCATCGCGACGAAGTTCGGCAACCGGGCCACACCCGAGGGCGGCCGGGTCGTCGACGGCTCTCCCGAGAACGTGCGTCGCTCCATCGAGGGCTCGCTCGAACGACTCGGCACCGACCACGTCGACCTCTACTATCAGCACCGCATCGACCCGAACACTCCCATTGAGGAGACGGTCGGAGCGCTCGCCGAGCTCGTGGAAGAGGGCAAGGTGTTGCACATCGGACTGTCCGAGGCGTCGGTCGACACGATCCGTCGCGCGCACGCCGTGCACCCGATCACCGCGATCCAGACGGAGTACTCGCTGTGGACGCGCGATCCCGAGACGGCGCTGCTGCCCGTGCTCCGCGAGCTCGGCATCGGTTTCGTGCCGTACTCGCCGCTCGGCCGCGGGTTCCTCACGGGCGACATCCGCTCCGTCGACGCGCTCGACGCCTCCGACTTCCGACGCAACAACCCGCGCTTCGCGGAGGGCAACCTCGAGGCGAACATCCGCATCGTCGAAGAGGTCGACGCCGTGGCCGCCGAGGTGGGCGGCACGGCCGCCCAGGTGGCGCTCGCCTGGTTGCTCGCGCAGGGCGACGATGTGGTGCCGATCCCGGGCACCAAGCGCGTCTCACGACTGAAAGAGAACGTGGGTGCGGTGTCGATCGAGCTCAGCGCCGCCCAGCTCGAGCGCCTGTCGTCCCTCCCCGCGCCCGTGGGGGACCGCTACGCGGACATGACGCCCCTCGGCCGCTGA
- a CDS encoding Type 1 glutamine amidotransferase-like domain-containing protein — translation MKLLLTSGGVTNPAIREALIDLLGRPIEECDALFIPTAQWGQPMCSPQSVWRSSADGDPSETGLVGLGWRSVGILELTALPTIDEARWRDWVRNADVLLVDGGEAIYLVEWIRRSGLGDVLPSLTDTVWVGVSAGSMALTPRVGSAFLDWRPDGDDRALGLVDFSIFPHLDYPGWSENTTESARRWATGIDGPAYAIDDDTAIAVVNGTARVVSEGHWEQLDPSLDEVNPSPEASETSF, via the coding sequence ATGAAACTGCTGCTGACGTCCGGGGGAGTGACGAATCCCGCGATCCGCGAGGCCCTGATCGACCTCCTCGGCCGGCCGATCGAGGAGTGCGACGCTCTCTTCATCCCGACGGCGCAGTGGGGTCAGCCGATGTGCTCCCCGCAATCGGTGTGGCGGTCGAGCGCCGACGGTGATCCCTCGGAGACGGGTCTCGTCGGGCTCGGCTGGAGGTCCGTCGGCATCCTCGAGCTCACCGCGCTGCCGACCATCGACGAGGCCCGCTGGCGCGACTGGGTGCGGAATGCCGACGTGCTCCTCGTCGACGGCGGGGAGGCGATCTACCTCGTCGAGTGGATCCGGCGCTCGGGCCTCGGGGACGTGCTGCCCTCGCTGACCGACACGGTGTGGGTGGGGGTGAGCGCCGGCAGCATGGCGTTGACGCCGCGCGTCGGCAGCGCCTTCCTCGATTGGAGGCCCGATGGGGACGACCGCGCGCTCGGACTCGTCGACTTCTCGATCTTCCCCCACCTCGACTACCCGGGGTGGTCGGAGAACACGACCGAGAGCGCCCGACGGTGGGCGACGGGCATCGACGGGCCGGCGTACGCGATCGACGACGACACCGCGATCGCCGTCGTCAACGGGACGGCGCGCGTCGTCTCCGAGGGCCACTGGGAACAGCTGGACCCGTCGCTCGATGAGGTCAATCCCAGCCCCGAGGCGTCCGAGACCAGCTTTTGA
- a CDS encoding LysR family transcriptional regulator — MLDMRRLRLLHELHLRGTLSAVAEALSYSPSSVSQQLAILERETGVELLQKSGRRVLLTPQGEVLALRAARLLDEMELAESELAASLDEVTGTVRVAVFQSAAHAVIPPALARVARDFPELRVEIVEREPDIGMFEVSARDFDLVIAEQYPGHTRVFRPELDREHLLTDVIRFAAPPEGSWSGVSLTDAATLPWVLEPKGTASRTWALQTCRAAGFEPDVRFETADLVAHMRLIRSGAAVGFLPDLVWAGGSADVTLMELEGSPHREVFSSARRSSAGRPGVLAVRGALRDTVASFGPSPLV, encoded by the coding sequence ATGCTCGACATGCGGAGGTTGCGACTTCTCCACGAACTCCACCTCCGGGGAACGCTGTCCGCCGTCGCCGAGGCGCTCAGCTACAGCCCGTCCTCCGTGTCGCAGCAGCTCGCCATCCTGGAGCGCGAGACCGGGGTGGAGCTGCTGCAGAAGAGCGGTCGCCGCGTCCTCCTCACGCCGCAGGGCGAGGTGCTCGCCCTGCGGGCCGCGCGGCTGCTCGACGAGATGGAGCTGGCCGAGAGCGAGCTCGCCGCGAGCCTCGACGAGGTCACCGGCACCGTGCGGGTCGCCGTGTTCCAGTCGGCCGCGCACGCCGTGATCCCCCCGGCTCTCGCGCGCGTGGCGCGTGACTTCCCGGAGCTCCGCGTCGAGATCGTCGAGCGCGAACCCGACATCGGCATGTTCGAGGTGTCGGCGCGCGACTTCGACCTCGTGATCGCCGAGCAGTACCCGGGTCACACGCGCGTGTTCCGTCCGGAGCTCGATCGCGAGCACCTCCTCACCGACGTCATCCGCTTCGCCGCACCGCCGGAGGGGTCGTGGAGCGGTGTCTCCCTCACCGACGCGGCAACGCTGCCGTGGGTCCTCGAGCCGAAGGGCACGGCGTCCCGCACCTGGGCGTTGCAGACGTGCCGCGCCGCGGGCTTCGAGCCCGACGTGCGCTTCGAGACGGCCGACCTCGTGGCGCACATGCGGCTCATCCGCTCGGGCGCCGCCGTCGGCTTCCTGCCCGACCTCGTGTGGGCCGGCGGTTCCGCCGACGTCACCCTCATGGAGCTCGAGGGGTCGCCGCACCGGGAGGTGTTCTCGAGCGCACGCCGGTCGAGCGCCGGCCGTCCCGGCGTACTCGCGGTGCGCGGCGCGCTCCGTGACACGGTCGCGTCGTTCGGCCCCTCACCCCTCGTCTAG